One Corynebacterium uterequi DNA segment encodes these proteins:
- a CDS encoding DNA polymerase III subunit delta' yields the protein MNFPTVAEQLADTPTVRDVVLAAAAAARGHAGADPHAMTHSWVFTGPPGSGRSVAAMAFAQALTCTTDGALGCGRCEACRAVRAGAHTDVTRVVPEGNVISVDYVREVIIPAANSLPTVGGWRIIVIEDADRLREEAANALLKTIEEPPERTVIVLCAPSRAPEDFIPTLRSRCRHLYIPSPSTHRIVHLLVDELGVAEEHARLAATSSLHHIGRARKLVTMPVMQNRRSQAINLAEMLFHGDQAFQAVNGLLAAAKKEVDETYAEIDERELAKLENSLGVGAKGKGAQRASRQGAGAITDLQKQQKRRRTRAQTDIVDLALVDFAGVFRDAMMKSAGADVELTHPDFEPLAAELAEKASFDALVESQEAIRECRERIKGFVSPQLAMDGMLGRIRLALKVS from the coding sequence GTGAACTTTCCCACCGTCGCCGAGCAGCTGGCGGACACCCCCACGGTCCGCGATGTCGTCCTGGCTGCGGCCGCCGCCGCCCGTGGCCACGCCGGTGCCGACCCGCACGCCATGACCCACTCCTGGGTGTTCACCGGCCCGCCAGGGTCGGGCCGCTCGGTGGCGGCTATGGCTTTCGCGCAGGCGCTGACGTGCACCACCGACGGCGCGCTGGGGTGCGGCCGGTGCGAGGCCTGCCGCGCCGTGCGCGCCGGAGCACACACCGACGTCACCCGCGTGGTCCCGGAAGGCAACGTCATCTCGGTGGACTACGTGCGCGAGGTCATCATCCCGGCGGCGAATTCCCTGCCGACGGTCGGGGGCTGGCGCATCATCGTCATCGAGGATGCGGACCGCCTCCGGGAAGAGGCGGCCAACGCCCTGCTGAAAACCATCGAGGAGCCCCCGGAGCGCACGGTCATTGTGCTGTGCGCCCCGTCGCGGGCTCCGGAGGATTTCATTCCGACGCTGCGTTCGCGATGCCGACACCTCTATATACCGAGCCCCTCCACACACCGGATTGTGCATTTGCTCGTCGATGAACTCGGCGTCGCCGAGGAGCACGCCCGACTGGCCGCGACGAGCTCCCTGCACCACATCGGCCGGGCCCGGAAACTGGTGACGATGCCGGTGATGCAAAACCGGCGCTCCCAGGCGATTAATCTCGCCGAGATGCTCTTCCACGGCGACCAGGCTTTCCAGGCAGTCAACGGCTTGCTGGCTGCGGCGAAGAAGGAAGTAGACGAGACCTACGCCGAGATCGACGAGCGCGAGCTCGCCAAGCTGGAGAACTCGCTCGGGGTGGGGGCTAAGGGCAAGGGCGCGCAGCGGGCGTCACGCCAGGGAGCGGGTGCGATCACGGACCTGCAGAAGCAGCAGAAGCGACGACGGACCCGCGCGCAGACGGACATCGTGGACCTAGCGCTCGTCGATTTCGCCGGGGTGTTTCGCGACGCGATGATGAAGTCCGCCGGCGCCGACGTGGAGCTCACCCACCCGGATTTTGAGCCGCTGGCCGCCGAATTGGCCGAGAAGGCCTCGTTTGACGCGCTGGTGGAAAGCCAGGAGGCGATCCGGGAATGCCGGGAGCGCATCAAGGGCTTCGTGTCCCCGCAGCTGGCGATGGATGGCATGCTGGGGCGAATCCGTTTGGCGTTGAAGGTCTCCTAG
- a CDS encoding AMP-binding protein translates to MALSPRLQMTLKTLSTLPTLAKSLVTSGIVDPKGPVKATAGLIPGLARYWFSFAREVEAAYEGAPDRVALIDDDGTLTYREMRNQSRTIARYLLSLQLDTIRLGIMARNGRGILLPMAAKGYAGAEMYLLNVGSSPEQVLGCLQENNINVLFVDDEFADRLPENYPGLTVVIAHADNPIPADTESMDQIVRHPERYADISLPLMPRHGKIVLMSSGTSGVPKGVVRPEPRLPVVLSGYLTTLPMRAGDTIQMTASMFHTWGWGATNVAVGARCTIVTQRVFNAENCWRQIEKYRADALVSSPIFIKQMLQLEGQEKFDTSSLRYLASSGNALTPALVQETIERFGPILANIYGSTELTLAATATAEAIAADPTVAGRVSPGTILKVLDAEGNELPQGEVGRIHLRNSTSLTGYTNPAIEIVQRQGLIEIGDLGYIDDDGYLHVLGRIDDMIIVGGENVYPRSVEEILEPMPGVADLTAKGVDDAVTFKRIAVWIVREDSPEGNALTEDAVRQWVSDKLADHSIPRDVHFVEELPRNATGKVMPRMLVDEA, encoded by the coding sequence ATGGCCCTATCACCCCGGCTGCAGATGACGCTTAAGACGCTGTCGACTCTGCCCACCCTGGCGAAGTCCCTGGTGACGTCAGGGATTGTCGACCCCAAAGGGCCCGTGAAGGCGACTGCGGGACTCATCCCCGGCCTCGCCCGCTACTGGTTCTCCTTCGCCCGCGAAGTCGAGGCCGCTTACGAGGGCGCGCCCGACCGCGTCGCCCTCATCGACGATGACGGCACCCTGACCTACCGGGAGATGCGCAACCAGTCCCGCACCATCGCGCGCTACCTCCTCAGCCTGCAGCTGGACACGATCCGGCTGGGCATCATGGCCCGCAACGGCCGCGGCATCCTCCTGCCCATGGCGGCGAAGGGCTACGCGGGCGCCGAGATGTACCTCCTCAACGTCGGTTCCTCCCCCGAGCAGGTCCTGGGCTGCCTACAGGAAAACAACATTAACGTCCTCTTCGTCGACGACGAGTTCGCCGACCGCCTGCCGGAGAACTACCCGGGTCTCACCGTCGTCATCGCGCACGCCGATAACCCGATTCCCGCGGACACCGAGTCCATGGATCAGATCGTGCGCCACCCGGAGCGCTACGCCGATATCTCGCTGCCGCTCATGCCCCGTCACGGCAAGATCGTGCTCATGTCCTCCGGCACTTCCGGCGTGCCGAAGGGCGTCGTGCGGCCCGAACCGCGCCTGCCCGTCGTGCTCTCCGGCTACCTCACCACGCTGCCGATGCGCGCCGGCGACACGATCCAGATGACCGCGTCGATGTTCCACACCTGGGGCTGGGGGGCGACGAACGTCGCCGTCGGTGCTCGCTGCACCATCGTCACCCAGCGTGTATTCAACGCGGAGAATTGCTGGCGACAGATCGAGAAGTACCGCGCCGACGCGCTGGTCTCCTCCCCCATCTTCATCAAGCAGATGCTTCAGCTCGAGGGCCAGGAGAAGTTCGACACGAGCAGCCTGCGTTACCTGGCTTCCTCCGGCAATGCGCTCACCCCGGCCCTGGTCCAGGAGACCATCGAGCGCTTCGGCCCCATCTTGGCCAACATTTACGGCTCCACCGAGCTCACGCTGGCCGCCACCGCCACCGCGGAGGCCATCGCCGCCGACCCGACCGTCGCCGGCCGAGTATCCCCCGGCACCATCCTCAAGGTGCTCGACGCCGAGGGCAACGAGCTCCCCCAGGGCGAAGTGGGCCGGATTCACCTGCGCAATTCCACCTCCCTGACCGGGTACACCAACCCGGCGATTGAGATCGTTCAGCGCCAGGGCCTCATCGAGATCGGTGACCTCGGATACATCGACGACGATGGCTACCTGCACGTCCTCGGCCGCATCGACGACATGATTATCGTCGGCGGCGAGAACGTCTACCCGCGCAGCGTCGAGGAGATCCTCGAGCCCATGCCGGGCGTGGCCGACCTCACCGCCAAGGGCGTCGACGACGCGGTCACGTTCAAGCGCATCGCCGTGTGGATCGTCCGCGAGGACTCCCCCGAGGGCAACGCCCTCACCGAGGACGCCGTGCGCCAATGGGTGTCCGACAAGCTCGCCGACCACTCCATCCCCCGCGACGTCCACTTCGTCGAGGAACTGCCGCGCAACGCCACCGGCAAGGTGATGCCGCGCATGCTCGTCGACGAGGCCTAA
- a CDS encoding glycoside hydrolase family 3 protein has protein sequence MLLPPRKDSHVQQQPHLSSRLDNYLEIDGLRFRDLDRDGQLSPYEDWRLSPEERARDLAARMTPEEKAGLMVIGSHYPGFSEFLPHKRNGQLLNEQDLWQDKNPMTGQDYPEPFLQTSGTEAAIHERHQRFFIARDNLDPREMAEWTNAVQEVAERSRLGIPAVFASNPRNHYALVPVFGSSDSAGIFSDFPSELGLAALGDAARVEEFSRIAASEWRAVGLHKVYGYMADIASEPRWSRFANTFGEDPQLAAACVRATVVGFQEGGVACTVKHFPGGGVREDGHDPHFSWGQSNEYPTEGALATYHLPPFAAAVDAGVSAIMPYYAKPLNTSADQLEPQRWVSENQQFEEVAFAYNKAIITDLLRGDLGHTGYVNSDSGVIDAMPWGVEDLSKPERFARAIAAGVDIFSDMADPSELVAAYEQGLVTDEQLTTACERLLREPFELGLFDSPYVDESAADAALRVTSHLAAAERAQRDSVTLLRNSDGVLPLDLDSNMKVFVYTTGRTKIELAAERVREQVEVLLPYATVVDTPEEADLAFVVARPEINLFEDDKEGVSLSVDPRDNGVDVDRVVEIEKAVPTVLALNVTNPWLLAELEPHAAALVATFEISPDQLLRSLAGVDGGPKGKLPFAFPRSAEVFENSGRDVPGAFCGEDYPYVDRDGVAYGFGHGLRLS, from the coding sequence ATGCTACTACCTCCCCGGAAGGATTCACACGTGCAACAGCAGCCACACCTATCAAGCAGGCTTGATAACTACCTCGAGATCGACGGCCTCCGCTTCCGAGACCTCGACCGCGACGGCCAGCTTAGCCCCTACGAAGACTGGCGCCTCAGCCCCGAGGAACGCGCCCGGGACCTCGCAGCCCGGATGACGCCGGAAGAGAAGGCGGGCCTCATGGTCATCGGCTCGCACTACCCCGGGTTCTCCGAGTTCCTGCCCCACAAGAGGAACGGCCAGCTGCTCAATGAGCAGGACCTGTGGCAGGACAAGAACCCCATGACCGGCCAGGACTACCCGGAGCCCTTCCTCCAGACCTCGGGCACCGAGGCCGCCATTCACGAGCGCCACCAGCGCTTCTTTATCGCCCGTGACAACCTCGACCCGCGCGAAATGGCCGAGTGGACCAACGCCGTCCAGGAGGTCGCGGAACGCTCCCGCCTGGGCATCCCCGCCGTCTTTGCGTCGAACCCGCGCAACCATTACGCCCTCGTCCCGGTGTTTGGCTCGTCAGACTCCGCCGGTATCTTCTCCGATTTCCCCAGCGAGCTCGGCCTGGCGGCCCTCGGCGACGCCGCCCGGGTGGAGGAGTTCTCCCGCATCGCGGCCAGCGAGTGGCGGGCCGTCGGCCTGCATAAGGTCTACGGCTATATGGCGGACATCGCCAGCGAGCCCCGGTGGTCGCGCTTCGCCAACACCTTCGGCGAGGACCCGCAGCTCGCGGCGGCGTGCGTGCGCGCGACCGTCGTCGGATTCCAGGAGGGTGGCGTGGCCTGCACCGTCAAGCACTTCCCGGGCGGCGGCGTGCGCGAGGACGGCCACGACCCCCACTTCTCCTGGGGCCAGTCCAACGAGTACCCCACCGAAGGCGCCCTGGCCACCTACCACCTGCCGCCCTTCGCCGCGGCGGTGGACGCCGGCGTGTCGGCCATCATGCCGTACTACGCCAAGCCGCTCAACACCTCCGCCGATCAGCTGGAGCCGCAGCGATGGGTCAGTGAGAACCAGCAGTTCGAGGAGGTGGCCTTCGCGTACAACAAGGCCATCATCACGGATCTGCTGCGGGGCGATCTGGGCCACACCGGCTACGTCAACTCCGATTCCGGGGTCATCGACGCGATGCCGTGGGGCGTGGAGGACCTGAGCAAGCCGGAGCGCTTCGCCCGCGCCATCGCCGCCGGCGTGGACATCTTCTCGGACATGGCCGACCCGAGCGAACTCGTCGCCGCCTACGAGCAGGGCCTGGTGACCGACGAGCAGCTGACGACGGCCTGCGAACGCCTGCTGCGTGAGCCCTTCGAGCTTGGCCTGTTCGACAGCCCCTACGTCGACGAGTCTGCCGCCGACGCTGCCCTGCGTGTCACCTCGCACCTGGCCGCGGCGGAGCGTGCCCAGCGTGACTCGGTCACCCTGCTGCGCAACTCCGACGGGGTGCTGCCCCTGGACCTCGACTCCAACATGAAGGTGTTCGTGTACACCACCGGCCGCACGAAGATCGAGCTCGCCGCGGAGCGCGTGCGCGAACAGGTCGAGGTTCTCTTGCCGTACGCCACAGTGGTGGACACCCCGGAGGAGGCGGACCTCGCGTTCGTCGTGGCCCGCCCGGAGATCAACCTCTTCGAGGATGACAAGGAAGGCGTGTCCCTGTCCGTGGACCCGCGGGACAACGGCGTGGACGTCGACCGCGTGGTGGAGATCGAGAAAGCGGTGCCGACGGTCCTGGCGCTCAACGTCACGAACCCGTGGCTGCTCGCGGAGCTGGAACCGCACGCGGCCGCCCTCGTCGCGACGTTCGAGATCTCCCCGGATCAGCTGCTGCGTTCGCTGGCCGGAGTCGACGGCGGCCCGAAGGGGAAGCTGCCGTTTGCGTTCCCGCGCTCGGCGGAGGTCTTCGAGAACTCCGGGCGCGACGTCCCCGGCGCATTCTGTGGCGAGGACTACCCCTACGTCGATCGCGACGGCGTGGCCTACGGCTTCGGGCACGGGTTGCGCCTGAGCTAG
- a CDS encoding S-(hydroxymethyl)mycothiol dehydrogenase: MPQTVKGVIARAKGAEVELTDIVIPDPGPHDVVVKVLTCGVCHTDLSYRDGHIGDNFPYLLGHESAGIVDTVGEAVTHVAPGDHVILNWRAVCGQCRACRKGDSKNCFNTHNASTPMTLPDGTELEAALGIGSFAEKTLVHEGQCTKVNPDADPAAVGLLGCGIMAGLGAAVNTGDIQIGDSVAVFGLGGVGTAAVAGARLAGATTIIAVDLDERKTEQAREFGATHTIVSDGLSQDDVVEQVRELTGGFGADVTIDAVGILPTFYQAFYSRDHAGRMVMVGVPNLTDRIELPAIDFYSRGGSLKPAWYGDCLPERDFPAYTQLFANGQLPLDKFVSERIGLDDVDAAFDTMKRGDVLRSVVVL; this comes from the coding sequence ATGCCACAGACCGTCAAGGGCGTCATTGCCCGCGCCAAGGGCGCCGAGGTTGAGCTGACCGACATCGTCATCCCCGACCCCGGCCCCCACGACGTTGTCGTGAAGGTCTTAACCTGCGGCGTGTGCCACACGGACCTGTCCTACCGCGACGGCCACATCGGCGACAACTTCCCCTACCTGCTCGGCCACGAATCCGCCGGCATCGTCGACACCGTCGGCGAGGCCGTCACCCACGTCGCACCCGGCGACCACGTCATCCTCAACTGGCGCGCCGTGTGCGGGCAGTGCCGCGCCTGCCGAAAGGGCGACAGCAAGAACTGCTTCAACACCCACAACGCCTCGACGCCCATGACGCTGCCCGACGGCACCGAGCTCGAAGCCGCCCTTGGCATCGGCTCCTTCGCCGAAAAGACTCTCGTCCACGAGGGCCAGTGCACCAAGGTCAACCCCGACGCCGACCCGGCGGCCGTCGGTCTGCTCGGCTGCGGCATCATGGCCGGCCTCGGCGCCGCCGTCAACACCGGCGACATCCAGATCGGCGACTCCGTGGCCGTCTTCGGCCTCGGTGGGGTCGGCACCGCCGCCGTCGCCGGCGCGCGGCTGGCCGGCGCGACGACGATCATCGCCGTCGACCTCGACGAACGCAAGACCGAGCAGGCCCGCGAATTCGGCGCCACCCACACCATCGTCTCCGACGGGCTATCGCAGGACGACGTCGTCGAACAGGTCCGCGAGCTCACCGGCGGCTTCGGCGCCGACGTCACCATCGACGCCGTCGGCATCCTGCCCACCTTCTACCAGGCCTTCTACTCCCGCGACCACGCCGGCCGCATGGTCATGGTCGGGGTACCCAACCTCACCGACCGCATCGAGCTGCCCGCCATCGACTTCTACTCCCGCGGCGGCTCCCTCAAGCCCGCCTGGTACGGCGACTGCCTGCCCGAACGGGACTTCCCCGCCTACACCCAACTCTTCGCCAACGGCCAGCTCCCGCTGGACAAGTTCGTCTCCGAGCGCATCGGCCTCGACGACGTCGACGCCGCCTTCGACACCATGAAGCGCGGCGACGTCCTGCGATCGGTGGTGGTCCTCTAA
- a CDS encoding MBL fold metallo-hydrolase, with product MDSLRIDHVVTSGTFALDGGQWDVDNNIWLVGDDHDVIIIDAAHDAAPIVDAVDGRNVAAIICTHGHNDHVTVAPELSQRLDAPLYLHPGDQPLWEMTHPGVGYEPLKNLAEFTIGGATMRVLNTPGHSPGSCCLYLPEAGVLFSGDTLFQGGPGATGRSYSSFDTIIESIKTSILTLPAETTVRTGHGDHTSVGAEAPHLEEWIRRGH from the coding sequence ATGGACTCCCTGCGCATTGACCACGTCGTCACCTCCGGGACCTTCGCCCTCGACGGCGGGCAGTGGGACGTCGATAACAACATCTGGCTCGTCGGCGACGACCACGACGTCATCATCATCGATGCCGCCCACGACGCCGCCCCCATCGTCGACGCCGTCGACGGCCGCAACGTCGCCGCCATCATCTGCACCCATGGCCACAACGACCACGTCACCGTCGCCCCGGAGCTGTCCCAGCGCCTCGACGCCCCGCTGTACCTCCACCCCGGCGACCAGCCCCTGTGGGAGATGACGCACCCCGGCGTCGGCTACGAACCGCTCAAGAACCTGGCGGAGTTCACCATCGGTGGCGCCACCATGCGGGTGCTCAACACCCCCGGGCACTCACCCGGCTCCTGCTGCCTCTACCTGCCCGAAGCCGGCGTGCTCTTCTCCGGCGACACCCTCTTCCAGGGCGGGCCCGGCGCCACGGGACGGTCCTACTCGTCCTTCGACACGATCATCGAATCCATCAAGACCTCCATCCTCACCCTGCCCGCCGAGACGACGGTGCGCACCGGCCATGGCGACCACACCAGCGTCGGCGCGGAGGCCCCGCACCTGGAGGAGTGGATCCGCCGCGGGCACTAG
- a CDS encoding serine hydrolase domain-containing protein: MLKRIALAIVTIALFLAAAYVIAPRPVHLSNDRHGDQALASQLHDLAGKGHHHLFAVRVQGDDATWAGLGMDDATEFEIGSVTKTMNAQIMAAVGNPATEVGSLVDVSPELSATTFGDLANHTSGLPRLAGVPWTQLVTEQILRPGNPYKGIMPDDVLAQDPAPDPEKVGKQHYSNYGHALLGQLLAKQEGVTWEELLQRHVFAPAGMSESYSMAFGSVADDAPRGLSGDGRESAPWETAGYAPAGAVRSTGRDMTKYARFLLRHGQHEHTWVKEADHLWHNGGTGGYSAMLILIPNNDEAVFVVGDTTRGVEDIAYGLASVEEE, encoded by the coding sequence ATGTTGAAGCGCATCGCCCTGGCCATCGTCACCATCGCCCTCTTTCTCGCGGCGGCGTATGTCATCGCCCCGCGCCCCGTCCACCTCTCGAACGACCGCCACGGCGACCAAGCCCTGGCGTCCCAGCTGCACGATCTCGCCGGCAAGGGCCATCACCACCTCTTCGCCGTGCGCGTCCAGGGCGACGACGCCACTTGGGCCGGGTTGGGTATGGATGACGCCACCGAGTTCGAGATCGGTTCCGTCACCAAGACGATGAATGCGCAGATCATGGCCGCGGTCGGAAACCCAGCAACGGAGGTGGGCTCGCTCGTGGACGTCAGCCCTGAGCTCAGCGCGACGACCTTCGGGGACCTGGCTAATCACACGTCCGGGCTGCCAAGGTTGGCCGGCGTGCCCTGGACGCAGCTGGTCACCGAGCAGATTCTTCGGCCGGGTAACCCCTATAAGGGCATCATGCCTGACGACGTCCTCGCCCAGGATCCAGCTCCGGATCCGGAGAAGGTCGGAAAGCAGCACTATTCCAACTACGGTCACGCGCTGCTGGGCCAGCTCCTAGCGAAGCAGGAGGGCGTGACCTGGGAGGAGCTGCTCCAACGCCACGTGTTCGCGCCGGCCGGCATGAGCGAGTCCTATTCGATGGCGTTCGGTTCCGTCGCCGACGACGCACCCCGGGGTCTCAGCGGCGACGGCCGCGAGTCCGCGCCCTGGGAGACGGCGGGTTACGCCCCCGCCGGCGCGGTGCGATCCACCGGCCGAGACATGACGAAGTACGCCCGGTTCCTGCTCCGGCACGGCCAGCACGAGCACACCTGGGTGAAGGAGGCTGATCATCTCTGGCACAACGGCGGCACGGGCGGCTACTCGGCGATGCTCATCCTCATCCCTAACAACGACGAGGCGGTGTTCGTCGTCGGCGACACCACCCGGGGCGTCGAGGACATCGCCTACGGGCTGGCCAGCGTGGAGGAGGAGTAG
- a CDS encoding winged helix-turn-helix domain-containing protein: MNSDLESRLEALERRVQRLEQTSALGATATPTTTTETPTSATPNTTTPTTTDLTAFSGAYRGISYEWIRPSEYLAVADWRPHIERLIAIAHPARGAILQRLLVAPATAAEIHADGLATSLGQAYHHLGALQSGGWLQKDAHGQYLVKPARVVPLLAIIAATEEHPC; this comes from the coding sequence ATGAATTCCGATCTTGAATCCCGCCTCGAAGCTCTGGAACGTCGCGTCCAGCGGCTTGAACAAACATCAGCGCTCGGAGCCACGGCCACCCCCACAACAACCACCGAAACCCCAACCTCAGCAACCCCAAACACAACAACCCCCACAACCACCGACCTCACCGCCTTCTCCGGCGCCTACCGCGGCATCAGCTATGAGTGGATCCGCCCGTCGGAGTACCTGGCCGTCGCGGACTGGCGGCCGCACATCGAGCGGCTGATCGCCATCGCCCACCCGGCGCGCGGGGCTATCCTGCAGCGCCTGCTCGTCGCGCCGGCCACGGCTGCCGAGATCCACGCCGACGGCCTCGCGACCTCGCTGGGGCAGGCCTACCACCATCTCGGGGCGCTTCAGTCCGGCGGCTGGCTGCAGAAGGACGCCCACGGCCAATACTTGGTGAAGCCCGCGCGCGTCGTGCCGCTTCTAGCCATCATCGCCGCGACGGAGGAGCATCCATGTTGA
- a CDS encoding HNH endonuclease signature motif containing protein: protein MPTTSLIDLTDARDDDITSMLTHAHRTITRSKAALIAAIAQFHARGLAEHFGAPSTATWLIRHFQLASSTARELVRVAVFITQHPRVADAFYLGRLSYCAVRLLMAVVDESTTEDEEDAIVAAAEGLTITELRAALAPLRTPREDKVEKIRIRTQDDGWTTVSITLNPDTAAEFAAALKTAELSNYGDTTTKVEDSDDQPGDVADQIAGLDPHGTHGAGVVGVSRFGAPARVRLMGAFKAVVHIVRSQPVSRVRAPGAEVIYVVREDDGGVPRVVSDPSAVATGRADKLFNARMRTLLVDGVGNAVSLSSSTRLATNRQVKALVAQWSGVCATPGCGHSRWLEMHHIVDWAQGGPTDMWNLVVLCSACHTLVTNGQMRITIDDKDPSRLHFRARGSHFVSCRRGAPVTLESLLARKAPTAA from the coding sequence ATGCCCACCACATCACTGATCGACCTCACCGACGCCCGCGACGACGACATCACCAGCATGCTCACCCACGCCCATCGCACCATCACCCGCTCGAAAGCCGCACTGATCGCCGCGATCGCACAGTTCCACGCCCGTGGGCTGGCCGAACACTTCGGCGCCCCGTCGACTGCGACGTGGCTTATCCGCCACTTCCAACTCGCCTCGTCCACCGCCCGGGAGTTAGTCCGTGTCGCGGTGTTCATCACCCAGCACCCTAGGGTTGCTGACGCGTTCTACCTCGGCCGATTGTCCTATTGCGCGGTGCGGTTGCTCATGGCGGTTGTCGATGAGTCCACCACCGAGGATGAAGAAGACGCCATTGTTGCCGCGGCGGAAGGACTAACGATCACTGAGCTACGCGCAGCACTTGCGCCGCTGAGGACACCGCGGGAAGACAAGGTGGAGAAGATCCGTATACGCACCCAGGATGATGGGTGGACGACAGTCAGTATCACGTTGAACCCGGATACGGCTGCGGAGTTTGCGGCGGCGTTGAAAACCGCGGAGTTAAGCAACTACGGCGATACCACCACCAAGGTGGAAGATTCGGACGATCAACCTGGGGATGTAGCCGATCAGATCGCTGGGTTGGATCCGCACGGCACGCACGGTGCGGGGGTGGTGGGTGTGAGTCGGTTTGGTGCTCCTGCCAGGGTGCGGTTGATGGGGGCGTTTAAGGCGGTGGTGCATATTGTGCGTTCCCAGCCGGTGTCGAGGGTGCGTGCCCCGGGCGCGGAGGTGATCTACGTGGTGAGGGAAGATGATGGTGGGGTGCCGCGGGTTGTTAGTGATCCGTCGGCGGTGGCTACGGGTCGGGCGGATAAGTTGTTTAATGCCCGGATGCGTACTTTGTTGGTGGATGGTGTGGGGAATGCGGTGTCGTTGAGTTCGTCGACGCGGTTGGCGACTAATCGGCAGGTCAAAGCGTTGGTGGCGCAGTGGTCGGGGGTGTGTGCTACTCCGGGGTGTGGTCATAGTCGGTGGTTGGAGATGCATCATATTGTGGATTGGGCTCAGGGTGGGCCGACGGATATGTGGAATTTGGTGGTGTTGTGTTCGGCGTGTCATACGTTGGTCACGAATGGGCAGATGCGGATCACGATTGATGATAAGGACCCTTCGCGGTTGCATTTTCGGGCGAGGGGGTCGCATTTTGTGAGTTGTCGGCGTGGTGCGCCGGTGACATTGGAGTCGTTGCTGGCCCGTAAGGCCCCGACCGCGGCGTAA
- a CDS encoding type I restriction enzyme HsdR N-terminal domain-containing protein, which produces MSIDQAVHALAARVRELKPIIETEEATKTAFIIPFISTVLGYDVTDPREVIPEYTADVGVKKGEKVDFAIKSGDDFRFLIECKKIGEPLRLDHANQLVRYFNVTDTEFAILTNGEVYEFYAQLDAVNRMDEKPFMTVNLSDIDSRVFPHLEMCTKNRFDSDTIAASAEQLKYISEIRKVLAQQFKEPDPDWVKLIASRVTTRRMTSQNIEAFTQLVTTAQSQFLKDEANRRLRSAQDLDDGVSTRILPQESMAEGEVEPEADEVSSIVTTEEEMQAFGIIRAICCSEIPVADISMRDAKTYCAILYRNNNRTPIARLYFDRRVPRIVIFDAERVEHPIDLESVDGIYEHAQLLRDRCIALRG; this is translated from the coding sequence GTGAGCATCGATCAAGCGGTCCATGCGCTCGCTGCCAGAGTGCGCGAGTTGAAACCGATCATTGAAACCGAAGAGGCCACGAAGACTGCGTTCATCATCCCATTTATTAGCACAGTGCTTGGGTATGATGTGACGGACCCCCGTGAAGTCATTCCCGAATATACGGCTGATGTTGGGGTTAAGAAAGGAGAGAAGGTCGACTTTGCGATCAAGTCGGGAGATGACTTCAGATTTCTGATTGAGTGTAAAAAGATCGGTGAACCGCTACGGCTGGATCATGCAAATCAGCTCGTACGGTACTTTAATGTCACAGATACTGAGTTTGCAATATTGACGAACGGCGAGGTTTACGAATTCTACGCTCAGCTAGATGCGGTCAATAGGATGGACGAGAAGCCATTTATGACTGTTAATCTCTCCGATATTGACTCGAGGGTATTTCCGCACCTGGAGATGTGTACGAAGAACCGCTTTGATTCTGATACAATTGCCGCTAGTGCGGAACAGCTGAAGTACATATCAGAGATCAGGAAGGTGCTGGCCCAGCAATTCAAAGAGCCGGACCCTGACTGGGTGAAGCTCATTGCCTCACGTGTCACAACTCGGAGGATGACGTCGCAGAACATCGAAGCCTTCACTCAGTTGGTGACTACCGCGCAATCGCAATTCCTGAAGGATGAAGCTAACAGGAGGCTGCGATCTGCACAGGATCTCGACGATGGGGTATCTACGAGGATTTTGCCGCAGGAATCCATGGCGGAAGGTGAGGTTGAGCCTGAGGCTGATGAGGTTAGTTCGATTGTAACGACTGAGGAGGAGATGCAGGCGTTCGGAATAATTAGGGCGATATGCTGTAGTGAGATTCCGGTTGCAGACATTTCGATGAGAGATGCCAAAACGTATTGCGCGATCCTTTATCGAAATAATAATCGCACTCCGATCGCCCGGCTCTATTTCGACCGTCGGGTTCCGAGGATTGTAATATTTGACGCGGAGCGGGTGGAGCACCCAATCGACCTAGAAAGTGTCGACGGTATCTACGAGCATGCGCAGCTACTTCGAGACAGGTGTATCGCATTGCGAGGGTAG